The Gouania willdenowi chromosome 3, fGouWil2.1, whole genome shotgun sequence genome includes the window tctatttacagtgaaatggaagcaatgtctcaggtgattttgtacaactatttacaaaaaagtatgaTTCACAAATACAGGGAAAGGCAAATTATTTCtgcctcattgtgttgatataaaacaataaactagACACTACACTCTAATAtcactcactacacactaactaaacagtcaaatcacagtaataagCACTATAATCTCAAATCTCTCAACTCAccctctctttctctgtctctgtttacctgatgcttgaaaacaaaaataccgcTATATGTGGACATGATGATTGGACAATGGCCTTCTTGCTTCACAACACTTTCGCTTTCGTTTTAGACGCGCTCTTCCTGCACGGACAGCTCAAGAAAATgtcaccaaaaaaacacacgcacattttccctcataactccacttctatttggcctatcaacatgatttaaaaactggtttGTAGTTTGACATCCGCACTTTCGACACGGGTTGAACGGAGATCTAAGGACGCGTAAAGCGGCTTAACAAACGCCCAAGCCGCTAATGTTGCTAACTAGCCGGCTAGCGGCTAGTTAGCAACATTAGCGGCTTGTAAGCACTGCAGACCCAGCACTGaggcacaaaaagacaacatttaGCTCTGGTTAAATCTAGCACTGGTTCTGATTTAGGTAGAGATCTGTGAGTAAAACCGCTCTATGAGGAATATTGTATTTCCATGGAAGAACTCACCAGTGTGTTGCTCTGAGCTCTCACCGAGTGTCCCGTAGGTGCGCCGCGCCGCACACCAAGTGGTATCAGTTACTTTTATCGAGACCACATTGCACCCTCCAGTGCAAAGCACATCTGATAAACTTCAGTAGCTTCTCGATCACTCGTACAGATgcgccttttttaaaaaaatattgtactgTCTGTGGACAAAACagagacaaaataaaagaaacacaaaattaaaaaaaaaaaaaaactgtcgcACATGCAACCACTTTAGCCTCAGTCTAGATCCTTGTCAGACGGTCGACtgtcaatatttttaaaaacaaataattttgaCTAAATATCGCTATAAATGATGGACTACTACTATTTCTGCATAGTATTTCGTTTGCATTAAGATGGATGACAATAGATTTCTACTTACCAATTCCATGTGCACAGCAAAGGAGGTCGTCGTCCCATGTTTCCTTGTAAAGTATCGCGAGAGCAGGGTCTTCTCGTTCAATATGCGCTTTGCTTTTCCCGCCCACCATTAGGACGCAATTGCCTCACTTTATGCCAACATGAATGAATCAAATAAATTCAATGAGTTGTCAGATTTCATGCATTCATCATGATTTTATCATGTTCATCTTGGAAACATAAAATTATAGCTTTAATTATACATGTTACACTTTAGTAAATGTAACAGCCCACCAGTTTGCCTTTTTTGAgtgtaaatgttgataatgggcgaccgtggctcaggtggtagcgggtcgtcttctgattgagaggttgggggttcgatcccagtacctgactatgtgtcgaagtgtccttgggcaagacactgaaccctaatttgctcccagtggtcgactagcgccttgcatggcagtcctgtcccattggtgtgtgaatgtgagagtgattgggtgaatgagctgatatgtaaagcgctttgagactgcttcagtgtggggataaagcgctatataaatcaagtccatttaccattttaccataatgtggccctcagatcagatacgatcacatttttgtagcccccgctgtgatagagttgcctaTCCCTGTCTTAAGAGAAGACCTTGAGTAACCTCTGAACAACCaaatgtattgtctttattttgtcATCAAGCGATAATATTCAACAAAAGTTTTGATCCATACAGAGAAAATACACTTGGAATACATTATAAGTATAAAACTGGAGAAATGTTTAAGTATCCTGAGCCAGCCGGGCCAAGTGTCCTCTGTCACAATATGATCAAACTATGAAACATGTCTCAAATTACACCTCTTCTGATGTTTAATCCCCTAGATCTTCATTTTCCACAATGTGACCATCACTTATCCAGCTAACTTCACCCAGTGCACCACTAAGGGAAGCTTCGTCTACCATTGGCAGGAAACAGCGTACAACATGTTTACCTTCTCCTGCCTCTTCCTGCTGCCGCTGGTCATCATGATTATCTGCTACACCAGGATCTTCATCCAGATCTCCaagcaaatgaaaaaaaaggacgGTTAGTGCACACGTGTTGCCTTTTTGATGCTATCAGGgatctgcaacctgtggctctttgactcttctgcaatggctccttgtagtttaaagaaaaatactgaaaCAAAAAGTAGTTATTTTCTAACAGTAAGTATTAATGATTGatgacattgacaccaaataaaatcataatataaCAATTTACAAGCTAAAAagaaatcacgttgtgcaatagCCAACATCTTCCTACTGCTGCAaaatctacagaccatcaactgtGGTTAATCTTCAGTTTTAAAACCCTGGTAAGATAACGAGATGAACTAAatgactattctggaagaaaattgagattttaattgtgtggggacggATTAATTTAACCAACAACGTGCTGGCTGTTGATCGATgtaaattcaagttactttttgtagctcTTCAAATACGTTAACTCAAATATAACATTTTGTTCACGTAAACTTAGATGCGTAAGAGTTTGAAGATGCAAAATACTGTTTTGTTGATATTTCTTTCATGtcaatttcttttattttaaacagtttttaagttgtcatttacatgatcaaaatgaaataaataaacaatcaaacattattcaatgtaattttaactgtatagaatgtTATCCACTGTACtgtcttcattgagaatgtcttttttttggcccttaatccaggtgagatgaaaCAAAATGGATCCTTTAAAAATCAAGGTTGCAGACCATTAGGCTAGAGCAATTAATTAGGTTGTAATCTGAACAATGTTGGTCCAGTTTCCAAAGTTCACCACTATTCTCAGTAATTTTATGCAAATATCATAATTTTTCCATAAATCTATCTTCAAGCACAACCTGGCATCACAGGCTACACAGtaaccttttattttggttttaagaCCATAAACCATCCTACATAGATGTGGGATGTCTCTGAAGTCATTAAGATGAACAGTCAATTGAAGTATTTAAATCAATCTCTTCTTCAGTCAGATTATGTGACACATCATCCAACAATTAGATATCGCACTCTTCACATGAGTGCTCTGGCTCAAGACCACCCAGTGCTAACGTCACTCTCCTTTGTCCCTGGGAAGTGTCCAGAGAATGCAGCATAACATTTTAAGACTAAGTGCTTTGGTACACAACAACGTATCACTTCCAGCAGAATTAATCTATCTCACTGAAGTCTCTGCATATAAGctgtttctttagttttttagtcttctaaacaagatttaatttaactcctgcattaattacttgctgcttttactgcagtcaatttgttgtttttggtctgatttATAGATTTATAATTCTTCGTAATTTTTAGGAATTATTTCTCTATTGTAACGTAAGTTGTTCTATACAGTTTCTctatgattgtgattggtctgacgctgtaatgtCAACCTCTGTCACATCAGcgcacacgtagccaggctgaaatcacctcgcTTAACTTAGCTTGTTGTAATCGAGATTCGTAGGACAGATTCTGTCTGATAGAcgatgtttggttaggtgaagcccgctaacggagataaatccaggatgtAGTTATGTAGcgtcatagtacaggcccttaaaGTACACCCACTGCAGTCTCTATGCAGTTTGCAAGTGCTCTCATTTTGTACCATTGAGATctcaaataatgacaaaatgacagattcGTTGATCTATAAGgcctacactatgattttatctcgTAAAAATATCAGGGGTAACAGctttaattccacatatttatGAACAAATAAGTTATGCTACCGTTCATAAACTGTTTCTGCTTCTGCCAGTATCATCCGATGAGCCGCATCTTCGCTGCTCTAAGAACAACATTCCCAAAGCTCGGATGAGAACCCTGAAGATGAGCATCGTCATAGTGATCTGCTTCATCGTGTGCTGGACACCGTACTATCTCCTGGGCCTTTGGTACTGGTTCTTCCCTGACGATCTGGAAGGAAAAGTCTCTCACTCCCTGACACACATTCTCTTCATCTTTGGGCTTTTTAACGCCTGCCTGGACCCCGTCATCTACGGACTCTTTACCATACGCTTCCACAGGGGGCTCAGGAACTGCTGCAGGAAAGCCACAGTGATGACGGGCCGGGAAACTGACACCGTGTTATCCCGATCTTTGAAATGCACTGCAGCTGCACTACCATCCAAAAGAGGAACAATGAGTGGAGAAAAGGAACACAGGTGTGAACAGAAGACATAATATGTTGCCAACAGGGTTGAACCATGCACTAAAGAACTACATTTGGGATAATTCagtgtttcatttatttgtctttcttttctttttattttgagttgcACTATCTTCACTTGAGGCTGACAAAAACATCTACTGTATCATCATCTAATAGATGATGATACATGGATCTCAGCTGTTTCTGTGTCATTGGAGGCTGTCCATCTTTCTGCATAACATCTTTACCAACACATTAAACACGTATTAAGGCCTTTAACGGGTTATGGTTGTATAATAGATGCCTGTTTTAGATGCAGGGGAGAAAATAATTGATTTATTGGTATTGTTGCCTTCACATCTTTCAGTGATAAATTTTATAAAGTCCCCAAGCACTCGGGGTCTACCAGGGTCTGTTTAAGTGTGGAAAGCTTTGTGCAATGTGTGAGGCCTGATGTGGAAAGCTGGCACTAGGGAAGTTTGCAGAATGCTAGCCTAGAAATTAGCTGGAGCCTGGAACTTGCATGGGAACTAGAGGGCGACAGGGAACTAGAATAAGAGCTGGCTTGTAAACTAGCTGGAGCCTGGATCTAGGTTGATCACAGCTGTCAAGCctcacgctttgagtgtgacagtcacgcaatttgactcattctcacatcacacttgacatttctcatgcTTATAATTCCCCATTCAATACTCAATACTTTTTTTCACGATAATAAACTTTGGTCCTCACGGCTTGCCGTAGTttgagtaactctgattgactgaccgagataaccaatcccagtCGTCCTCGTCATAGCGATTTTCTACCGTCCTCCTGATTTCTTACTGCACAGTCTACGCTCACTGCATGCTACTtacttgaaaacaaaccaacatggcaaccaaccaacacagctgctgaatgattagTGTTTGCCTGTCACTGGTGACGTCCGGggatatgataggctgtttccCTACGCTGGTTCCACccgtctgttagctgattggctgtccGTGTGTTTCTGTGGCTGAACCACAGATATGAATACGTGCTGAACAAAGACAGCTCCAATTCAATAGAATTAcagttcaaaacaaacaaacaagctaaagttGTGTCTCACCCAGATGCGCACACCGTCACAAACACTAGACAACACAACACACTCACCATGGCTGAAGCACCGGACCCAAGCGGTGAGTTTGCCGCAGCGTCAATCGTCAGTGGCATCattaattttgctcaaaaaacaaactccaaaagtcacatttggaacaattttggctttaaacaaggTAGAGACGGTAAAGAGGAGCTTCCATcaagctataggagccaaaggaagGAACACATCTAACCTCGTAAAACACCTACTAACCTGGTATTATATCTAATACCAGGTTAGTACGCACTGTTTATGTTCTCATTGGCTAATATTAGTTGAAGGATGTCAAAGTATAAAGCACcgacaaaatgcataaaaatatagttATCACAGGGAAttagttcctgtttattgtattttgtcctctatggtttattgTGTTGGAGAAGAAACATGATTGTCAAATAGATTGAAGATAGATAgaaagacagtggatttgttatcctaagttgattattcATATAGTTATATGTGCAAAGGAAATTGAatgattatttcatttcatccatataaattctaacttttatttgttttttattgcttaaatgcttttgtacatgtactgttatcatgcaccaaacaacactataggTAATGAATAAGTATttataacttgtacaaatatattggcaacttctatcatagtggggccacaaaaatgggtTTGTTTGCTCGGCCACataatcaacattcatgtcagcatttagaataatgtgcgttatgagcattaatacaaaaaagaacaaagagtgtttatagtaattttgtgtctttctgtcattctgtgtatgtttattgttgtcttACTCGTTGTCAGACATTTTCTGCATTgctgtagtctttttgtgtatttttactgtaaaatatatgtttatttgcaatcatattgtgtatttgtactgccattttgcattttcgaagtaatttttgtgtacttttgctgtcattttctgtaatgttgtatatttttctgagtaatagTGTGTATTGttgctttttgttcatttttgtagtagttttgagtgtt containing:
- the LOC114459091 gene encoding putative gonadotropin-releasing hormone II receptor → MNSSSCCGPQLILFQQSSGSEVNSSYNRTALQLPSFTTAAKVRVIITFILCGLSAFCNLAALWAANGHKRKSHVRVLIINLTAADLLVTFIVMPVDAVWNITVQWLAGDLACRLFMFLKLQAMYSCAFVTVVISLDRQSAILNPLAINMARERNRTMLLVAWTMSIFFSIPQIFIFHNVTITYPANFTQCTTKGSFVYHWQETAYNMFTFSCLFLLPLVIMIICYTRIFIQISKQMKKKDVSSDEPHLRCSKNNIPKARMRTLKMSIVIVICFIVCWTPYYLLGLWYWFFPDDLEGKVSHSLTHILFIFGLFNACLDPVIYGLFTIRFHRGLRNCCRKATVMTGRETDTVLSRSLKCTAAALPSKRGTMSGEKEHRCEQKT